A genomic segment from Tessaracoccus defluvii encodes:
- a CDS encoding response regulator transcription factor: protein MEAAEPDGAAGDTVLIVDDHPVVRSGLTALLRGEDWVGRVVEADCVAEAERIASLHPIRVAVVDVGLPDGDGVELTRRLRLAHPGLAVLVLTMTAEPDLARAVLAAGGSGFLVKETGPDLLLAALRTVRDGGLVVGPHLPDAHRVLAAPTPGEGTPGTGPFAALTPRELQLVRLVASGASNPRIARQLAVADKTVRNQLSALLVKVGAADRVQLALLARDAGIA, encoded by the coding sequence ATGGAGGCAGCGGAACCCGACGGGGCGGCGGGCGACACCGTCCTCATCGTCGATGACCACCCCGTGGTCCGCAGCGGCCTCACGGCGCTCCTGCGCGGCGAGGACTGGGTGGGACGCGTGGTGGAGGCCGACTGCGTCGCCGAGGCGGAACGGATCGCCTCCCTGCACCCGATCCGCGTGGCGGTCGTCGACGTCGGCCTGCCCGACGGCGACGGCGTGGAGCTGACCCGTCGGCTGCGCCTCGCGCATCCGGGGCTGGCCGTCCTGGTGCTGACGATGACGGCGGAGCCGGACCTGGCGCGCGCGGTGCTGGCGGCCGGAGGCTCCGGCTTCCTCGTCAAGGAGACCGGCCCGGATCTGCTCCTGGCGGCCCTGCGCACCGTGCGTGACGGCGGCCTCGTCGTCGGCCCGCACCTGCCCGATGCCCACCGGGTGCTCGCTGCGCCGACGCCGGGGGAGGGCACGCCAGGCACGGGTCCGTTTGCTGCGCTGACGCCGCGTGAGCTGCAGTTGGTACGGCTGGTGGCCTCCGGCGCCAGCAACCCGCGCATCGCACGGCAGCTGGCGGTGGCGGACAAGACCGTCCGCAATCAGCTGTCGGCGCTCCTGGTCAAGGTCGGAGCGGCGGACAGGGTCCAGTTGGCGCTGCTGGCCCGCGACGCCGGGATCGCCTGA
- a CDS encoding DinB family protein, which translates to MEGGGAGRARAAAPRTPTGTSLLGLIKHCAGVEHGYVVESFGRTSPAQPAAVDFEADPNGDFRAAPGESAEFLIAQYRAVGEAVEAAAAEMDLDTQGHVPWWGDRGDVTLGRVLVHLIAEVARHAGQADILRESIDGAAGLSQGNTNLWEPEGGWTAYTARLRAEAEEAGPA; encoded by the coding sequence CTGGAAGGTGGAGGGGCTGGGCGAGCGCGAGCTGCGGCTCCCCGCACCCCCACCGGCACGTCGCTGCTCGGCCTCATCAAGCACTGCGCGGGGGTCGAGCACGGCTACGTCGTCGAGAGCTTCGGGCGGACCTCGCCGGCCCAGCCGGCCGCCGTCGACTTCGAGGCGGACCCGAACGGCGACTTCCGGGCCGCCCCGGGCGAGTCGGCCGAGTTCCTGATCGCGCAGTACCGGGCCGTCGGCGAGGCCGTCGAAGCGGCGGCGGCCGAGATGGACCTCGACACGCAGGGGCACGTGCCCTGGTGGGGGGACAGGGGTGACGTGACCCTCGGCCGGGTGCTGGTGCATCTCATCGCAGAGGTGGCGCGTCACGCCGGCCAGGCCGACATCCTCCGCGAGTCCATCGACGGCGCCGCAGGACTCAGCCAGGGCAACACGAACCTGTGGGAGCCGGAGGGCGGCTGGACGGCATACACGGCCCGGCTCCGCGCCGAGGCCGAGGAAGCCGGCCCCGCCTGA
- a CDS encoding sensor histidine kinase, which produces MAAPPPGSGFPQSAAPEAALAARSYRVTLELREARHRLVRSREEERLRIRRDLHDGLGPAIVGARMQVAAAARSNAADDLLEAMQETLAECNREIRRIVDGLRPGALDRGLLAALEQRAGAIGPVPSVTVEAAAPLPPLDAAVEVAAFRIITEALANAARHSGAAQVRIRLDCPAGQLLAEVVDDGTGGARVRDGGVGLQSMRERAEELGGRLVVDSGPAGTAVRLQLPR; this is translated from the coding sequence TTGGCCGCACCTCCCCCCGGCTCCGGGTTTCCGCAGTCCGCTGCTCCGGAGGCGGCCCTCGCCGCCCGCTCCTACCGGGTCACCCTCGAGCTGCGCGAGGCGCGTCACCGGCTCGTCCGCAGCCGGGAGGAGGAGCGGCTGCGGATCCGCCGCGATCTCCACGACGGGCTGGGCCCCGCCATCGTCGGTGCGCGCATGCAGGTGGCCGCGGCCGCTCGCTCGAATGCGGCCGACGACCTGCTCGAGGCGATGCAGGAGACGCTGGCCGAGTGCAATCGGGAGATCCGCCGGATCGTCGACGGGCTGCGCCCCGGTGCCCTCGACCGGGGACTCCTCGCGGCGCTCGAGCAGCGGGCAGGTGCTATCGGGCCGGTGCCGTCCGTCACCGTCGAAGCGGCAGCGCCGCTGCCTCCCCTCGACGCCGCCGTCGAGGTGGCCGCCTTCCGGATCATCACGGAGGCCTTGGCCAACGCGGCCCGCCACTCGGGGGCGGCGCAGGTGCGGATCCGCCTCGACTGCCCGGCCGGGCAGCTGCTGGCCGAGGTCGTCGACGACGGCACGGGCGGGGCCAGGGTGCGCGACGGTGGCGTGGGCCTGCAGTCGATGCGGGAGCGCGCCGAGGAGCTGGGCGGACGGCTCGTCGTCGACAGCGGCCCCGCGGGCACCGCGGTCCGGCTCCAGCTGCCCCGCTGA
- a CDS encoding MDR family MFS transporter, translating into MTTARPRGVIGILIAAAFVVILNETTMNVALSAIMEDFSVTERTAQWLTTAFMLTMAVVIPVTGWLLDRLSTRTVFVIAMATFSLGTLLCALAPTFGLLLGGRVVQATGTAVMMPLLMTTVMRLVPARERGAMMGNISMVIAVAPAVGPTLSGAILSVGSWQAIFATVLPIALLMLGLGWWRLESVGEPVRTPLDLASVALTAAGFGPLIYGLSLIGAADVEFWVPMLSIGVGIGALVAFTARQLVLQGRGTAFLDLRTFTHPSFTVALTMLAIAMMALFGSIIMLPLLLKRAYGLDELQIGLMLLPGGVAMGLLSPFVGRVFDRLGPRVLVVPASFVVLGVFWFFSTLSLATPWWAVMCGHILMSVAFASIFTPLFTVAMGSLPGVLYSHGSAVIGAIQQVAGAAGTALFVTVFAMQTAAAEPIVGSHAEAMLAGSHWAFLGAGAVWTAALICGFFLRRPAGEAEPAPVH; encoded by the coding sequence ATGACCACGGCACGACCACGGGGCGTCATCGGGATCCTCATCGCCGCGGCCTTCGTGGTCATCCTCAACGAGACGACCATGAACGTGGCGCTGAGCGCCATCATGGAGGACTTCTCCGTCACCGAACGCACCGCGCAGTGGCTGACCACAGCGTTCATGCTGACGATGGCCGTCGTGATCCCCGTGACAGGGTGGCTGCTGGACCGGCTGTCCACCAGGACGGTGTTCGTCATCGCGATGGCGACGTTCAGCCTCGGGACGCTGCTGTGTGCCCTGGCTCCCACGTTCGGGCTGCTCCTCGGCGGCCGGGTGGTGCAGGCGACGGGCACGGCCGTGATGATGCCGCTGCTCATGACGACCGTGATGCGGCTCGTCCCGGCCAGGGAACGCGGCGCCATGATGGGCAACATCTCGATGGTGATCGCCGTGGCGCCCGCCGTCGGGCCGACCCTGTCGGGCGCCATCCTGTCGGTCGGCTCGTGGCAGGCCATCTTCGCGACGGTGCTGCCTATCGCGCTCCTGATGCTGGGACTCGGCTGGTGGCGGCTCGAGTCGGTGGGGGAGCCGGTCCGGACCCCGCTCGACCTGGCCTCCGTCGCGCTGACCGCCGCGGGTTTCGGGCCGCTGATCTACGGCCTGAGCCTCATCGGGGCAGCCGACGTGGAGTTCTGGGTGCCGATGCTGAGCATCGGCGTCGGCATCGGGGCGCTGGTGGCGTTCACCGCCCGCCAGCTGGTGCTGCAGGGACGCGGCACGGCGTTCCTGGACCTGCGGACCTTCACGCACCCGTCCTTCACCGTCGCGCTGACGATGCTCGCCATCGCGATGATGGCGCTGTTCGGGTCGATCATCATGCTGCCGCTGCTGCTGAAGCGGGCCTACGGTCTCGACGAACTCCAGATCGGACTCATGCTGCTGCCTGGCGGCGTCGCGATGGGGCTCCTGTCGCCGTTCGTCGGCCGCGTGTTCGATCGGCTCGGCCCCCGCGTCCTCGTGGTGCCCGCTAGCTTCGTCGTGCTGGGCGTGTTCTGGTTCTTCTCGACGCTCAGCCTCGCGACGCCGTGGTGGGCGGTCATGTGCGGGCACATCCTCATGAGCGTGGCCTTCGCCTCGATCTTCACTCCGCTGTTCACCGTCGCGATGGGGTCGCTGCCCGGTGTCCTCTACTCGCACGGGTCTGCCGTGATCGGCGCCATTCAGCAGGTGGCAGGGGCGGCCGGCACGGCGCTGTTCGTGACGGTGTTCGCGATGCAGACGGCGGCGGCCGAGCCGATCGTCGGCTCGCACGCCGAGGCGATGCTGGCCGGGTCCCACTGGGCCTTCCTCGGCGCCGGAGCTGTGTGGACGGCGGCGCTGATCTGCGGCTTCTTCCTGCGCAGGCCGGCAGGCGAGGCCGAGCCGGCGCCGGTGCACTGA